The genome window TCGGGGTCCTCGCCGATCCACACCTCCCGGCGGGTGTCCGGGCCGTCCGGATTGATCAGGAGTTCGTCGATACGGTGTTCGCGTGCCGCTTCGATCACCGCCGGCACGCCCTCGACCGCGCCCGCACGACCGTCCTCGTCCGGCGCCCGGGCGGCCAGGAAGCGCTCCAGCTCCTGCTCGGCGCGGCGCTGCACATGCTCGGTGCGGATCCGCTCCACCTCCTCGTCCAGCAGCCGGCTGCCCGCGCCGTGCATCGTCTCGGCCACCTGGTCCTGGAGCCGGCGCGGCAGCCGCTCGTGCACCGAGCGCCGTTCGCGCTCCTCGCCGACCAGGACCACCAGGTCGGCGCCGGTCTCCTCCTGGCACACGGCGAGCGCGTCCGCGATCTCCGCCGCGTTGTGCTCCCAGGTGTTCTCCACGCGCAGCTGGAAGTGGCGCACCGACCAGTCGGCGCTGCTCGTACGGTGCAGCGGATGCTGCTTCCCGGTCACCGACCCGGCCTCCCGGCTGCCCAGGGCCCCCCGCAGCTCGAACTCGGCGCCCTTGCGGTCGATGTACGCCACCACGCACACCGGTTCCTCGTTCGCGAGGTCCAGCAGCGGCGCCGTGTGCGGCAGCGTGGCCCACAGCGCGGAGGACCCCTGCGGCGGCGCGGCGAGCGGCGGATCGAGGACCACCTCGCCCGCCCGGGCGAACAGGGCCCTGCCGTTCGGCTCGGGTGAGTGGGCCAGGTCCTCGACCGCGGACTGCACGGCCCGGCACGTCGGCTCGTCCGCGCCCTGCTCGACGAGCTCCCGGTACAGGGACTGAGCGGTCAGGGAGCGTTCGTGAGGCGTGGACTCCGTGTGCCGGGAGGTGTCGACGTATACGGAGGCCCAGGGGCCGGGATGTTCGTACAGTGGATGGAGAAAGGCGAGATCCATGGCTCCCTCCCGGATGCCGCTCGGGGTATTGCTTTTCCGGGCGGGTACCCGGACCGCACCGACGAACACGACGAGCGGGGTACCACCAATGACCGGAGTCGACCCGGGCCGGCTGACCGACCAGCAGCTCATGAAGGAGCTGGAGACGATCCACCGCACGCGCCACGACACGCTGCTCTACGGCTCGAACGACGCGCTGCGCGCGCACAACGACCGGATGGCGCAACTGGAGGGCGAATATCTCCGCCGCCATCCGCGCCGCCCGACCGCGGCCGGCCGCACCCGTGACGGCGCCCGGGAGCGCGGCACCTGTGAAGAACCGCAGGAAGCCGAACCGACCCGCTGACCGCCTGCGCGAGGACCCGCCCCGCGGCCCCCATCGGGGCTGCGGGGCGGGTCCTTTCCGGTGTTCCGCCGGTTGGGCGATGGTTATGGACTGTTCCAGCGGTTCAGGTGTTCAAGCGTTCAGGTGTTCTGGCCGGCGAA of Streptomyces cynarae contains these proteins:
- a CDS encoding baeRF2 domain-containing protein translates to MDLAFLHPLYEHPGPWASVYVDTSRHTESTPHERSLTAQSLYRELVEQGADEPTCRAVQSAVEDLAHSPEPNGRALFARAGEVVLDPPLAAPPQGSSALWATLPHTAPLLDLANEEPVCVVAYIDRKGAEFELRGALGSREAGSVTGKQHPLHRTSSADWSVRHFQLRVENTWEHNAAEIADALAVCQEETGADLVVLVGEERERRSVHERLPRRLQDQVAETMHGAGSRLLDEEVERIRTEHVQRRAEQELERFLAARAPDEDGRAGAVEGVPAVIEAAREHRIDELLINPDGPDTRREVWIGEDPDQVAVRRTDLKAVGERHAWSARADDALLRSAVETGAAAVSVTAARSQEGPVGGVGALLRWA